One window of the Capsicum annuum cultivar UCD-10X-F1 unplaced genomic scaffold, UCD10Xv1.1 ctg1715, whole genome shotgun sequence genome contains the following:
- the LOC124890406 gene encoding calcium uniporter protein 2, mitochondrial-like: protein MAFKKALTQCLLNVYKTTGFSISACRISSSSMSARTLTLPHPDSKIAPDPGDNGIFRRLIHRRHMYTSPSTSPELRTISTGETLIEKLREMDVSRSRIKLDGLLPPKESEPEEKLTVADARKVLRLSQLEMVKLRLKQIEKNCISYSEFLQICSGNCSNSGQGIEFAKILDDSGTVIVLGNGVFLRPHQVVKSLQGLLPTPLAKTNDPQMMKELNQMEEEKAIIDKKAESLVRRELWCGLGYFVIQTAAFMRLTFWELSWDVMEPICFYVTSFYCMAGYTFFLKTSKEPSFEGFFQSRFVSKQKRLMKLRNFDLQRYNELRRACYPLQEEP, encoded by the exons ATGGCATTCAAAAAAGCGCTAACTCAATGTCTTCTCAATGTATACAAAACGACTGGCTTTTCTATTTCCGCCTGTCGTATATCTTCGTCGTCCATGTCCGCCAGAACACTTACCCTTCCTCATCCCGATAGCAAAATTGCTCCAGATCCCGGAGATAATGGAATTTTCAGGCGATTAATCCACCGCAGACACATGTACACGTCTCCGTCCACTTCGCCGGAGCTCCGGACAATATCGACCGGAGAAACTCTCATCGAGAAACTACGTGAAATGGATGTTAGTAGAAGCAGGATTAAACTTGACGGCCTCCTCCCGCCGAAGGAATCGGAGCCGGAGGAGAAATTGACGGTGGCGGATGCAAGGAAGGTGCTAAGGTTATCACAACTGGAGATGGTGAAATTGAGGCTAAAACAGATTGAAAAGAATTGTATTTCCTACTCGGAATTTCTTCAGATTTGCTCTGGAAATTGTTCGAATAGTGGACAAGGCATCGAATTCgcgaagattcttgatgattctgGAACTGTGATTGTTCTAGGAAACGGTGTGTTCCTCCGGCCTCATCAG GTAGTGAAATCCCTACAAGGCCTATTGCCAACGCCCTTGGCGAAAACAAATGACCCACAAATGATGAAAGAGCTCAACCAAATGGAAGAGGAAAAAGCAATAATTGACAAGAAAGCAGAGTCATTGGTGCGCAGAGAATTATGGTGTGGGCTAGGCTACTTTGTCATTCAGACAGCAGCATTCATGAGATTGACATTTTGGGAACTCTCATGGGATGTCATGGAACCAATTTGCTTCTATGTTACATCCTTTTACTGCATGGCTGGTTACACCTTCTTCCTTAAGACCTCCAAAGAGCCTTCTTTCGAAGGATTTTTCCAGAGCCGATTTGTCTCCAAGCAAAAGCGACTCATGAAGCTCAGGAATTTCGATCTTCAAAGGTATAACGAGCTCAGAAGAGCTTGTTACCCTCTTCAGGAAGAACCTTAA